The window TTTTTCTTTTCTGTTCGGTTGGAATTTTTCACCTTCTTTCTTTAAAGCTTATCGGAAAGCGAAAATCGACATTTCCTCTTATAGCTCAAGGGTGGAATATCCTAAATAAAAACTCTCCGGTTAGCTCAAAACGCAACGATTGTACGATAAAAAAGTCCTTGTTTGACATTTGAAAGCGATCGGCTCAAGTGCTAAAAAGCGATCAAGGATGACTAAAAAAATAAGGGAATGAAGGAAGGATTTCCTTTTTGGTTACTCGGTTCTTGGCTTTTGCAAGACAAAAAGCACGTTGTTACTCAAAAGTTCTTCTTCCGGGTAACACGACAGCTCTTTTTTAATCTCTTCAGTGAGCCATTCTTGGCCTAGAGCGGGATACTTGACCTTTTCTTCAAGGATGAGGAAATGCTTTGAAAATAAAAAGCGGTAATCTTTTCTCCCAAGCTTGTTTAAATAGGTGTTAGGTTGAAACCGGTTTTTCCTTAAATGTTCCCAGGGTTCACTTTTTTTGGAAATCAGTCCGGAAGAAATATTTCCGGGGAACCACTCGGCGAGATGACCGCCCGCAATCCCCGTGTACACCATGGGCCGGATCAGGGCCAGTCCTCCCGGTTTTAACCACAGGCCCATTTTTGCGACCAGGATTTCCAACCTTTCCTTGGGAATGTGTTCAAAAACATCTTCGGAAAAGATGAGGTCAAAAGAAGAACAGGGCAGTTCGAGTTCAGCGGCATCCCCAACCCAAAGCCTTTCCTTGGGGATGGTAAAAGTGCCCTTTTTCATTTTTAGGCTTTTTTCTAATTCTTTTCTTTCTTTCAGGTCGAAAAGATAAAACCGGAAGAAAGATTTTAAAAATCTTTCAAGCCCGTTTTTCTTAAGCAATTCCAGCCATTGCCCTATTGTCCCTTCTAAAACGGGAATATCCAGGTCAATACCCCAAGCCTCTATGCCTAGACCGATTAAAGCTAAAAGTCTATAGGGTCGAGGTCCAAACCCGATTTCAAATACCTTGGATTCGTAAAGACTTTTATGGCTGTAGGTCAAAAGGTACCGGTTATATTCCTCGATATCCTGAAAAAGAGAATGAATAAAGCTCTCCAGTTGGGTCTTATCGTAGGCCGTTTTAAATTTTAGCCTGGCTATGGCATAGAGCTCTCTTGCTTTTTCAAAGAGAGGGATTGGGGCTTCGGATGGTCTCATTGGAATCCATGTTTTAAGCAGGAATGGAAGCTGTCCTTAAAGTCCCGTATTGGGATTCCATAAAGGCGGAAACCATGAGATCGGCACATTTCTGAATGCTGAACTCTTCTATGATTTCCTTGCTTTTCTGTCCAAATTCCATTCTTAGCTCTTCCTTTTCGATGAGCTTGCGCAAGCAAAGGGAAAGACTGTATGTATCCCCCGCCGGAAAAATAAAGCCGTTTTTCCCCTCCCTGACCAGGTCTCTTGCACAGCCCACCAGGTTTGACACGATGACCGGAAGCCCGAAGTTCATCGCCTCGTTGACTACAAGCCCCCAAGTA is drawn from Methylacidiphilum infernorum V4 and contains these coding sequences:
- a CDS encoding class I SAM-dependent methyltransferase, with the protein product MRPSEAPIPLFEKARELYAIARLKFKTAYDKTQLESFIHSLFQDIEEYNRYLLTYSHKSLYESKVFEIGFGPRPYRLLALIGLGIEAWGIDLDIPVLEGTIGQWLELLKKNGLERFLKSFFRFYLFDLKERKELEKSLKMKKGTFTIPKERLWVGDAAELELPCSSFDLIFSEDVFEHIPKERLEILVAKMGLWLKPGGLALIRPMVYTGIAGGHLAEWFPGNISSGLISKKSEPWEHLRKNRFQPNTYLNKLGRKDYRFLFSKHFLILEEKVKYPALGQEWLTEEIKKELSCYPEEELLSNNVLFVLQKPRTE